The Rubrivirga sp. SAORIC476 genome contains the following window.
GCCGATGACGCTCACCACGACGCTGCCCGCCAACACGGCCGACGTCACGGTGGAGCTGCAGACGACGGGCAGCCGGATGAACTTCCTGGCCAACCCGTTCGGCACCGACCTCGACCTGACGGGCATCTACTCCTGGCCCGGCGGCTCGAACATCCCGCCGACCGGCCCGCAGGTCTGGACCTACGACCCGGTCGCGAAGACCTTCGTCACCGGCGCCACCTCGGTGCCGGCCTGGACGGGCTTCCGCGTCCGCTCGAAGGGCACCGGCAGCGCCGCGCGCAACCTGACGATCCCGGCCTCGGCCGCGCTCACAGGAGGCGCTCGCGTGGCCGCGCGGGAGACGGAGGCCGTCCCCGGCCTGCGGTTCACGCTCGACGGCGTCGACGGCGACGGGACCTCCCGCATCGCCGACCGCAGCTTCGCGATCGGCTTCTCGGACGAGGCTCGCGCGGCGTTCGACGCCGACGAGGACGTCGAGAAGTTCCAGGTGCCCGCTGAGTCCTACGCGCTGATCGGCGCCCGGGCCGGTGAGGCGTTCCTGGGCTACGACGCCCGTCCGTTCGCCAACGCGGAGATCCCGCTCGCCATCGAGGCGCGCGGCACCGGCTCGCGGTTCACGCTGCGCTGGGACGCCGACGCGCTGCCGGCCGGCCTGCCGGTCGTGCTGGTGGACCTCGTGACCGGTCGCGAGATCGACGTCCGCACCCAGTCGAGCGTCTCGTTCGACGTGCGGACGCTGGAGGCGTTCACCGACGTGATCCCGTCGAGCGACTTCGCCGACGGCGCCAACGCGACCGACCGGTTCGTGCTGCGGATCGGCACCTCGGCCTCGGCTGAGGCGGCGATCACGGAGGTCGAGCTGACGGCGATCGCGCCGAACCCGTCGACGGGCGCGGCGCGGGTGTCGTTCGCGCTGCCGGAGGCGGGCCCGGCGCGCGTGACGGTGTACGACGTGCGCGGCCGGTCGGTGGCGACGCTGG
Protein-coding sequences here:
- a CDS encoding T9SS type A sorting domain-containing protein, with the protein product PMTLTTTLPANTADVTVELQTTGSRMNFLANPFGTDLDLTGIYSWPGGSNIPPTGPQVWTYDPVAKTFVTGATSVPAWTGFRVRSKGTGSAARNLTIPASAALTGGARVAARETEAVPGLRFTLDGVDGDGTSRIADRSFAIGFSDEARAAFDADEDVEKFQVPAESYALIGARAGEAFLGYDARPFANAEIPLAIEARGTGSRFTLRWDADALPAGLPVVLVDLVTGREIDVRTQSSVSFDVRTLEAFTDVIPSSDFADGANATDRFVLRIGTSASAEAAITEVELTAIAPNPSTGAARVSFALPEAGPARVTVYDVRGRSVATLVDGPLSAGRHEATLDSGSLAAGVYVVRLEAAGAVVTRQAVVVR